In a genomic window of Temperatibacter marinus:
- a CDS encoding PH domain-containing protein, whose translation MTDFVNDPVETDFLPKADALIFSTLSPKYTKSARILMFLWLALPFIPTIIIMLISNSDKWLITQWWSPFMYLLPVLVMQLLLGPIMRAKGYAIRDHDIHYQSGLIWRKVVTLPFNRIQHVEIESGPVDRLFKLSEVKIFTAGGGKTDMAIPGLEFAKATELRDYIVHKASEARNLPADDQEV comes from the coding sequence ATGACAGATTTTGTAAACGATCCTGTAGAGACGGATTTTTTGCCGAAAGCGGATGCTTTGATTTTTTCGACACTTAGTCCAAAATATACAAAAAGTGCTCGGATATTAATGTTTTTATGGCTTGCCCTGCCTTTCATTCCCACAATCATTATTATGCTGATTTCCAACAGTGATAAATGGCTGATCACTCAGTGGTGGTCGCCGTTCATGTATTTATTACCTGTTCTTGTGATGCAGCTTCTTCTCGGTCCGATTATGCGAGCAAAAGGCTATGCTATTCGGGATCATGACATTCATTATCAGTCTGGGTTAATTTGGCGCAAAGTTGTGACCCTGCCGTTTAATCGAATTCAACATGTGGAAATTGAAAGTGGCCCTGTGGATCGTCTTTTTAAATTATCAGAAGTGAAGATTTTTACGGCAGGCGGGGGGAAAACCGACATGGCCATCCCTGGCCTTGAATTTGCTAAGGCGACTGAATTAAGAGATTACATCGTCCATAAAGCCAGCGAGGCCCGGAACCTACCAGCAGATGATCAGGAGGTCTAA
- a CDS encoding thiamine pyrophosphate-dependent dehydrogenase E1 component subunit alpha, whose amino-acid sequence MIEDYQKMLTIRLIEQKLTELYDAGRVPGLIHPALGGEALAVGVAHLLTPGIDMIFSSHRCHGHALAGGIDIKGMIREILGRSDGINKGRAGTQHLNDPRAPENGSLFVSGNGIVGGQVPLALGAALSAKRRQTGGMAVVFFGDGAVNQGGVLESLNLAMMQKLPVLFICENNGVALSTASSHAAAEQDFSARAQAVGMQSLKINGRDLGAVKSGLADRLSFIRGGAPLFLEASVDRLCGHFHQDEERYRQTKPMINSPDDPLVIMKDYLMSEGLDEDEIYHITDSQTALISTLLKEAVQ is encoded by the coding sequence ATGATTGAAGACTATCAAAAGATGCTGACCATTAGACTCATAGAGCAAAAGCTTACAGAGTTATATGATGCAGGTCGCGTGCCTGGCTTGATCCATCCTGCTCTAGGCGGCGAGGCGCTTGCTGTGGGTGTTGCTCATCTGTTGACACCAGGAATAGATATGATCTTTTCTTCTCACCGATGTCATGGGCATGCCTTGGCTGGAGGCATAGATATCAAAGGAATGATCCGTGAGATTTTAGGGCGATCTGATGGCATTAATAAAGGCCGTGCTGGCACCCAGCATCTGAATGATCCTAGGGCACCTGAAAACGGTTCTTTATTTGTCTCGGGCAATGGCATTGTCGGCGGGCAGGTGCCGCTAGCGCTTGGCGCAGCACTCAGTGCTAAGCGAAGGCAGACAGGTGGTATGGCAGTGGTGTTTTTTGGAGACGGCGCAGTGAATCAAGGCGGTGTGCTAGAGAGTCTGAATTTAGCAATGATGCAAAAGCTGCCAGTGCTCTTTATCTGTGAAAATAATGGCGTTGCCCTCAGCACAGCATCGTCGCATGCAGCCGCAGAACAAGATTTTTCTGCTCGAGCTCAGGCCGTTGGGATGCAAAGTTTGAAAATTAATGGTCGGGATCTAGGGGCAGTCAAGTCTGGACTTGCTGATCGACTGTCTTTCATTAGAGGTGGCGCGCCCCTTTTCCTTGAAGCATCCGTTGATCGCCTTTGTGGTCATTTTCATCAAGATGAGGAACGCTATAGACAGACTAAGCCAATGATTAATAGCCCTGATGACCCTTTGGTGATCATGAAGGATTATCTCATGTCAGAGGGCTTGGATGAGGATGAAATATATCACATAACCGACTCGCAGACGGCCCTGATTTCTACTCTTTTGAAGGAGGCTGTTCAATGA
- the sufB gene encoding Fe-S cluster assembly protein SufB, with the protein MAGTAEARKQVEEVTGEYKHGFVTDIEQEFAPKGLNEDIIRFISAKKDEPEWMLEWRLDAYQKWLKMEDPDWAKLNYPPIDYQDAYYFAAPKTADKPKSLDEVDPYLLETYAKLGIPLEEQKVLAGVEGARKVAVDAVFDSVSVATTFREELTKAGVIFMSISEAIKEYPDMIKKYLATVVPVRDNYFAALNCAVFTDGTFVYIPKGVRCPMELSTYFRINAENTGQFERTLIIADEGSYVSYLEGCTAPQRDENQLHAAVVELVALGDAEIKYSTVQNWYPGDKDGKGGIYNFVTKRGICKGKNSKISWTQVETGSAVTWKYPSCILAGENSVGEFYSVAVTNNYQQADTGTKMIHQGKGSRSTIISKGISAGKSQNTYRGLVKVMAGADNVRNYTQCDSLLVSSTSGAHTVPYIEVKNPTAQIEHEATTSKISEDQMFYCRSRGLDEEEAVAMIVNGFCKEVMQHLPMEFAVEAQKLLGISLEGSVG; encoded by the coding sequence ATGGCAGGCACCGCTGAAGCCCGCAAGCAGGTCGAAGAAGTCACAGGCGAATATAAGCATGGCTTTGTGACAGATATCGAACAAGAGTTCGCCCCAAAAGGGCTGAATGAAGATATCATTCGATTTATTTCTGCAAAAAAAGATGAGCCAGAGTGGATGCTTGAATGGCGCCTGGATGCCTATCAAAAATGGCTCAAGATGGAAGATCCTGATTGGGCAAAGCTGAATTATCCGCCAATTGACTATCAGGATGCCTACTATTTTGCGGCGCCGAAAACAGCGGATAAGCCTAAATCTCTGGATGAGGTAGATCCCTATTTGTTAGAGACATATGCCAAGCTTGGCATTCCCCTAGAGGAACAAAAAGTCCTCGCTGGAGTGGAAGGCGCTCGGAAAGTAGCTGTCGATGCGGTCTTTGATAGTGTTTCTGTTGCGACAACCTTCAGAGAAGAGCTTACAAAAGCCGGGGTCATCTTTATGTCTATCTCTGAAGCCATCAAAGAATATCCTGATATGATCAAAAAATATCTCGCAACTGTTGTGCCTGTCCGAGATAACTACTTTGCTGCTTTAAACTGCGCTGTCTTCACAGACGGGACTTTTGTCTATATTCCAAAGGGGGTGCGTTGTCCCATGGAGCTGTCCACCTATTTCAGAATTAATGCTGAAAATACAGGCCAATTTGAGCGTACGTTAATTATTGCTGACGAAGGCTCATACGTTTCATACCTTGAGGGCTGTACTGCTCCTCAGCGCGATGAAAATCAACTTCATGCCGCAGTGGTAGAACTTGTCGCCTTAGGTGATGCTGAAATTAAATATTCGACAGTTCAAAACTGGTATCCCGGTGATAAAGACGGGAAGGGTGGTATTTATAATTTTGTAACCAAGCGCGGCATCTGTAAAGGCAAGAATAGTAAGATCAGTTGGACGCAAGTTGAAACAGGATCTGCGGTCACATGGAAATACCCAAGCTGTATCCTAGCTGGAGAAAATAGTGTCGGTGAATTTTATTCTGTGGCTGTGACCAATAACTATCAACAGGCTGACACAGGAACAAAAATGATACACCAAGGCAAAGGCAGTCGATCCACTATTATCTCCAAGGGAATATCTGCCGGGAAAAGCCAAAACACCTACCGCGGATTGGTGAAAGTTATGGCGGGTGCTGACAATGTTAGAAATTATACCCAATGTGATAGTTTGCTTGTCTCTTCAACATCAGGGGCTCACACAGTCCCTTATATTGAAGTGAAAAACCCGACAGCACAAATCGAGCATGAGGCAACCACCTCTAAGATCTCTGAAGATCAAATGTTCTATTGCCGATCACGGGGTTTGGATGAAGAAGAAGCGGTCGCGATGATCGTGAATGGATTTTGTAAAGAAGTAATGCAACATCTGCCGATGGAATTCGCAGTTGAAGCACAAAAGCTGCTGGGCATTAGCCTAGAAGGCAGTGTTGGATAG
- a CDS encoding HesB/IscA family protein, protein MSVITVKPEAIDHMRALMAKQPDAIGIRLGTAVKGCSGLGYDIDYVTKADPTDEVIETDAGFSLFVPRTALLHLFGTEIGWEDSMFSTGFTFTNPNEKGRCGCGESFMV, encoded by the coding sequence ATGTCTGTTATCACTGTAAAACCTGAAGCAATTGATCATATGCGTGCTCTTATGGCAAAACAACCAGACGCGATTGGCATTCGCCTTGGTACAGCCGTTAAAGGCTGCTCTGGTCTAGGCTATGATATTGATTATGTCACAAAAGCGGATCCTACAGACGAGGTTATAGAAACCGACGCAGGGTTTAGCCTGTTTGTTCCCCGCACAGCACTGCTGCATTTATTTGGCACCGAAATTGGTTGGGAAGACAGCATGTTCTCTACAGGCTTTACCTTTACAAACCCTAACGAAAAAGGCAGATGTGGATGCGGTGAAAGCTTTATGGTTTAA
- a CDS encoding SUF system Fe-S cluster assembly regulator yields the protein MIRLTNLADYAVLLMAEIAKGFEEKNLYSAQGLSNVTKIPATTVSKILNLLGKADLLISTRGLKGGFTLARSKDEISMTDIIEAIDGPISLTHCVSTTKHDCSYEEMCGMRPHWVMINQTIREGLDKISLASIETPKAGLALNALLDETMETAAE from the coding sequence ATGATCAGGTTAACCAATTTAGCGGATTATGCTGTCTTATTGATGGCCGAAATCGCTAAAGGCTTTGAAGAAAAAAATCTCTATAGTGCGCAAGGATTGAGTAATGTCACAAAAATTCCTGCCACAACTGTTTCAAAGATTTTGAATCTTTTAGGCAAAGCTGATCTGTTAATCTCTACCCGTGGGTTAAAAGGTGGATTTACACTGGCGCGCTCGAAAGACGAAATTTCAATGACCGATATTATTGAAGCTATTGATGGTCCAATCTCTCTAACTCACTGTGTCAGTACGACAAAGCATGATTGCAGCTATGAAGAGATGTGCGGCATGCGCCCTCACTGGGTTATGATTAATCAAACGATTAGAGAAGGTCTTGATAAAATCTCTCTCGCATCAATCGAAACCCCAAAAGCTGGTCTCGCTTTAAACGCGCTACTGGATGAAACCATGGAAACCGCCGCAGAGTAA
- a CDS encoding CoA transferase subunit B, translated as MWDRNQMAARAALELKDGFYCNLGIGIPTLVANHIPDGINVTLQSENGMLGMGPFPYDDEVDSDLINAGKQTITELDTTSYFSSADSFGMIRGGHINLSILGAMEIAENGDIANWMIPGKMVKGMGGAMDLVAGVQRVVVIMDHTNKKGESKLLKACTLPLTGQKCVDRIVTNLGVFDIVDGGIKVVEMADGVTLSDIESATEATLVA; from the coding sequence ATGTGGGATCGTAATCAAATGGCAGCCAGAGCTGCTCTAGAACTCAAGGACGGTTTTTACTGTAATTTAGGCATTGGCATTCCAACGCTTGTTGCAAACCATATTCCTGACGGCATCAATGTCACCTTGCAAAGTGAAAACGGTATGCTGGGCATGGGCCCTTTTCCGTATGATGATGAGGTTGACTCAGATCTCATCAATGCGGGAAAGCAAACTATTACTGAACTCGATACCACAAGTTATTTTTCGAGTGCAGACAGCTTCGGCATGATCCGAGGGGGTCACATCAATTTGTCTATTCTAGGTGCCATGGAAATCGCTGAAAACGGTGATATTGCCAATTGGATGATTCCAGGCAAAATGGTGAAAGGTATGGGCGGCGCTATGGACCTTGTTGCTGGTGTCCAACGCGTGGTTGTCATTATGGATCACACCAACAAAAAGGGCGAGAGTAAATTGCTTAAGGCCTGTACCCTGCCCCTTACGGGCCAAAAATGTGTAGATCGCATTGTAACGAATCTCGGTGTTTTCGATATCGTTGACGGCGGAATTAAAGTGGTTGAAATGGCTGACGGTGTTACTTTAAGCGATATTGAAAGTGCTACAGAAGCGACTTTAGTGGCTTAA
- a CDS encoding CoA transferase subunit A: MTKVYKNAEHALDGLLFDGMEMMAGGFGLCGIPENLIQAIHTAGTKDISIVSNNCGVDGFGLGILLDAKQIKKMYSSYVGENKEFERQYLEGELELEFNPQGTLAERIRAGGAGIPGFFTKTGVGTVVADGKEHKEFQGETYIMETGLTADLSIVKAWKADTEGNLIYRKTARNFNPMMATAGKVTVAEVEEIVPAGSLDPDHIHTPGIFVQRIIQGNHEKRIEQRTVRAREEN, from the coding sequence ATGACAAAAGTCTATAAAAATGCCGAGCATGCCCTTGACGGTTTGTTGTTCGACGGCATGGAAATGATGGCAGGGGGTTTTGGTCTCTGCGGCATTCCTGAAAATTTAATTCAAGCCATTCACACTGCTGGGACGAAAGACATTTCAATTGTCTCTAATAATTGCGGTGTTGATGGATTCGGCCTTGGTATTCTTCTAGATGCGAAACAAATTAAAAAAATGTACAGCTCTTATGTAGGGGAAAACAAAGAATTCGAGCGCCAATATCTTGAGGGCGAACTTGAATTAGAGTTTAATCCGCAAGGAACTCTCGCAGAACGCATTCGTGCAGGAGGGGCAGGCATTCCTGGCTTCTTCACAAAGACCGGAGTTGGAACTGTTGTCGCAGACGGAAAAGAACATAAAGAATTTCAAGGCGAAACTTATATCATGGAAACCGGCTTGACTGCAGACCTCTCTATCGTAAAAGCATGGAAGGCCGACACAGAAGGCAATTTGATCTATAGAAAAACGGCACGCAACTTTAATCCAATGATGGCGACAGCAGGCAAAGTCACTGTTGCTGAGGTGGAAGAAATTGTTCCTGCGGGTAGTCTCGACCCTGATCACATTCACACCCCAGGGATTTTCGTTCAGCGGATAATTCAAGGCAATCATGAAAAGCGCATTGAACAGCGCACCGTTAGAGCGCGTGAGGAGAACTGA
- the sufC gene encoding Fe-S cluster assembly ATPase SufC — MIKIENLHVAVEENGTEIIKGLNLEIKAGEVHAIMGPNGAGKSTLSSTIAGRDDYEVTSGSITFNGKDLLDLEPHERVGEGIFLGFQYPVEIPGVSNLNFMRTALNSIRGYQGKEDMSAAEFMKLVRAKANELQMDMEMLKRFVNVGFSGGEKKRNEMLQMSILDPKLAVLDETDSGLDIDALRIVSEGINRQRRSDTSILLITHYQRLLDYVKPDVIHVLAGGRIVKSGGPELALELEEKGYADVA, encoded by the coding sequence ATGATTAAAATTGAAAATCTCCATGTTGCCGTTGAAGAAAACGGGACTGAAATTATCAAAGGCTTGAACCTAGAAATTAAAGCCGGTGAAGTGCATGCCATCATGGGCCCAAATGGGGCAGGAAAATCAACCCTATCCTCTACCATCGCTGGGCGCGATGATTATGAAGTGACATCTGGATCGATTACATTCAATGGAAAAGACCTGCTGGATCTTGAGCCCCACGAGCGTGTCGGAGAAGGCATTTTTCTTGGCTTTCAATATCCTGTGGAAATTCCAGGCGTTTCGAACCTCAATTTCATGCGCACTGCCTTGAACAGTATCCGCGGCTATCAGGGTAAAGAAGATATGTCTGCAGCAGAATTCATGAAACTTGTCCGAGCGAAAGCGAACGAACTTCAAATGGATATGGAAATGCTCAAGCGCTTTGTGAATGTCGGATTCTCAGGCGGAGAGAAGAAGCGTAATGAAATGCTTCAAATGTCTATCCTTGATCCAAAACTTGCCGTTCTTGATGAAACAGACTCTGGCCTTGATATTGACGCCCTAAGAATTGTCTCTGAAGGCATTAACCGTCAACGCCGCAGTGACACATCTATTCTGTTGATCACCCATTATCAACGTCTTCTTGATTACGTAAAGCCTGACGTTATTCATGTACTTGCTGGTGGTCGGATTGTAAAATCCGGTGGACCAGAACTCGCTTTGGAATTGGAAGAGAAGGGCTATGCAGACGTTGCATAA
- the sufD gene encoding Fe-S cluster assembly protein SufD → MTNAIFDIYEEQLKAREGASEVVDTLKREVFHQAKKYGIPTHRHEDWRYSNLKAIREKAYGLPMAVTIDQPDLLINEASATLVFVNGSLSEDHSKMPDSQTGLTMTHLNNHFAANEEDRTVSLEMGDGALVHLNAALMNAGYVLTVKAGTKLEAPIEILHVASAASEQSLQTRLLVQMGEHAEATIIERFIGDDADYWTNTVMQSRLSEGTKLTHYKLQEEGPNATHTSSVYVDCGAEARYQGFNLQTGALYGRMEHHVRVLSEEADVRIDGANLAAAGQTLDIRTHVDHTVPNAVSDQIFRAVLDKKGKSAFQGKVTVAVDAQKTLADQSCRALLLDRTAEANAKPELEIYADDVKCSHGATVGELDEKAYFYLVSRGIDPASARQILVEAFAADALEFVEDAEMRDMINDRILNWMSARREA, encoded by the coding sequence ATGACAAACGCAATTTTTGATATTTACGAAGAACAACTCAAAGCCCGCGAAGGGGCCAGTGAAGTTGTGGACACGCTCAAGCGAGAAGTCTTTCATCAAGCTAAAAAGTATGGCATTCCCACGCATCGCCATGAAGACTGGCGTTATAGTAACTTAAAAGCAATACGGGAAAAGGCATATGGCCTTCCCATGGCTGTTACCATTGATCAACCGGACTTGCTTATAAACGAAGCAAGTGCGACGCTTGTCTTTGTGAACGGATCCCTGAGCGAAGACCATAGCAAAATGCCCGACTCTCAGACAGGTTTAACGATGACCCATCTGAACAACCACTTCGCGGCCAATGAGGAAGATCGCACAGTATCTCTTGAGATGGGCGATGGCGCGCTTGTCCATTTGAATGCTGCTCTGATGAATGCTGGTTATGTTCTGACCGTAAAGGCTGGAACAAAACTGGAAGCACCCATCGAAATTCTTCATGTGGCTTCTGCAGCCTCTGAGCAAAGCCTTCAAACCCGCCTTCTTGTGCAAATGGGTGAGCATGCTGAAGCAACGATCATTGAGCGCTTCATTGGGGATGATGCTGATTATTGGACAAATACTGTTATGCAATCACGGCTGAGTGAAGGCACAAAATTAACACATTATAAATTGCAAGAAGAGGGGCCAAATGCGACCCACACCAGCAGTGTCTATGTAGACTGCGGCGCGGAAGCACGCTATCAAGGCTTTAACCTTCAAACAGGCGCTCTTTATGGCCGCATGGAACATCATGTTCGAGTATTAAGCGAAGAAGCAGATGTTCGCATAGACGGCGCCAATCTCGCAGCTGCCGGTCAAACATTGGACATTCGCACCCATGTTGATCACACAGTACCCAACGCTGTGAGTGATCAAATTTTTAGAGCTGTTCTTGATAAAAAGGGAAAATCAGCCTTTCAGGGTAAAGTAACCGTCGCAGTAGACGCCCAAAAAACATTGGCCGATCAGAGCTGTCGTGCTCTTCTTTTAGATAGAACAGCCGAGGCCAATGCCAAACCTGAGCTTGAGATTTATGCCGATGACGTAAAATGCTCACACGGAGCAACGGTCGGAGAGCTCGACGAAAAGGCCTATTTCTATCTTGTTTCTCGCGGTATTGATCCAGCCAGTGCCCGTCAGATATTGGTCGAGGCCTTTGCCGCAGACGCTTTAGAGTTTGTAGAAGATGCTGAGATGCGCGACATGATTAACGACCGCATCCTCAACTGGATGTCAGCAAGACGCGAGGCATAA
- a CDS encoding SUF system Fe-S cluster assembly protein, which produces MTNRERDILDLSRPAETDNQTAETSERPVVDPDAYDQTRDSYFLNRFMEKNTEEEAADTGSDDEADTAPLVDDRPMPENADALKRTIVEALREIYDPEIPVNIYEMGLIYEVNVAGDFSVDIVMTLTTPHCPVAETMPGEVEMKVKSVKGVKDCGVQLVWEPAWDMSLMSDEARLELGLL; this is translated from the coding sequence ATGACAAATCGCGAAAGAGATATATTGGACTTAAGTCGTCCTGCAGAAACCGACAATCAGACAGCTGAAACCAGTGAGCGTCCTGTTGTGGATCCTGATGCCTATGACCAGACCAGAGATAGTTATTTTCTGAACCGGTTTATGGAAAAGAATACGGAAGAAGAAGCGGCAGACACGGGATCAGATGACGAGGCAGACACTGCGCCTCTTGTTGACGATCGTCCGATGCCAGAAAATGCTGACGCATTGAAGCGCACAATCGTTGAAGCTCTGCGTGAAATTTACGACCCTGAAATTCCAGTGAATATATACGAAATGGGTCTCATTTACGAAGTGAATGTAGCCGGTGATTTCTCCGTCGATATCGTTATGACACTCACCACACCCCATTGCCCCGTAGCCGAAACCATGCCTGGCGAAGTGGAAATGAAGGTAAAATCTGTCAAAGGCGTTAAAGACTGTGGTGTCCAACTTGTCTGGGAACCGGCCTGGGATATGTCCTTAATGAGTGACGAAGCGCGCCTAGAATTAGGTCTCTTATAA
- a CDS encoding alpha-ketoacid dehydrogenase subunit beta translates to MTTVRSALNDTLRDLMRNDALVILLGEDIAGGQDPAGDGALGGCFGVTAGLYREFGSSRVMDMPISETAFVGMAVGAAMTGLKPIVEIMFCDFMGVCFDQIINQAAKKHYLSGGQRDLPLVIRTTYGAGESSAAMHSQSLYGLLMQIAGLSVAVPSTPIEAEMVLRQAVDHTEPTVIFEHKNLYDQGDIDWTPKKEQKPDYTVVALGAMAHKVKAVQEKLAEEGMRIDLIKPVWISPLDCAPILESLGQTGRLFVVDEGTHQAGFADAVIAEVSRRGFDLLTEAPISITPPAYPIPYASDQEADWLPSEEDIFSAIKEELKHAG, encoded by the coding sequence ATGACGACTGTAAGATCTGCCCTCAATGATACATTAAGAGATTTAATGCGCAATGACGCCTTGGTTATCCTACTTGGAGAAGACATTGCTGGCGGCCAAGACCCAGCTGGAGACGGAGCTCTGGGAGGTTGTTTCGGTGTGACAGCAGGCTTATATCGTGAATTTGGCTCAAGCCGCGTCATGGATATGCCCATTTCAGAGACAGCCTTTGTTGGGATGGCTGTCGGGGCGGCCATGACTGGGTTGAAGCCGATTGTGGAAATTATGTTCTGTGATTTTATGGGTGTCTGCTTCGATCAAATTATCAATCAAGCAGCGAAAAAGCATTATCTTTCAGGAGGTCAGCGCGACCTTCCCTTAGTCATAAGAACGACTTATGGAGCGGGGGAGAGTAGCGCAGCGATGCATAGTCAAAGCTTATATGGGTTATTGATGCAAATCGCAGGGCTTTCCGTGGCTGTGCCTTCAACCCCAATAGAGGCAGAAATGGTGTTACGACAGGCGGTTGATCACACGGAACCAACAGTGATATTTGAACATAAAAACCTTTATGATCAAGGGGATATTGATTGGACCCCCAAAAAAGAACAGAAGCCAGACTATACGGTCGTTGCTCTGGGTGCGATGGCGCATAAGGTCAAGGCTGTTCAGGAGAAATTGGCTGAAGAAGGGATGAGAATTGACTTGATTAAACCTGTGTGGATCTCTCCTTTAGATTGTGCGCCCATTCTTGAAAGCCTTGGTCAGACAGGACGCTTATTTGTTGTAGATGAAGGTACCCATCAAGCTGGTTTTGCAGACGCTGTGATCGCTGAAGTGTCAAGGCGCGGCTTTGATTTATTGACTGAAGCACCAATTTCAATCACACCGCCAGCTTATCCGATCCCATATGCAAGTGATCAGGAAGCAGACTGGCTGCCCTCAGAAGAGGATATTTTCAGTGCGATAAAAGAGGAGTTAAAGCATGCAGGGTAA
- a CDS encoding cytochrome b/b6 domain-containing protein, translating to MQGKVWDLATRLFHWLLVIAFAVACYSGFQDKIVGNYGDIHRRAGIFILILVLFRFIWGVVGSDTSRFSRFVKGPRSILHYVRGESQDSGDSIGHSPLGALSVMAMLVLLLTQATLGLFGTDGILFEGPLAHLVDNSERITLIHRWIGYSLMGLVGLHLAAILFYKLVKKKALVWPMISGNAEVQGTPPIMRSQWRAITVFFVSGGLVCSVIFIWLQ from the coding sequence ATGCAGGGTAAAGTTTGGGATCTGGCAACACGCTTATTTCACTGGCTATTGGTCATTGCTTTTGCTGTGGCTTGTTACAGTGGTTTTCAAGATAAAATAGTTGGGAATTACGGTGATATACATCGTCGGGCAGGGATTTTTATTCTGATTCTCGTTCTCTTTCGCTTTATCTGGGGAGTCGTAGGTAGTGATACCAGTCGATTCTCTAGATTCGTAAAAGGTCCAAGATCGATTCTTCACTATGTTCGCGGCGAGTCTCAAGACTCGGGCGACTCAATCGGGCATAGTCCCCTTGGTGCTCTGAGCGTTATGGCGATGTTAGTGTTACTTTTGACACAGGCAACATTAGGATTATTTGGCACGGATGGTATTCTCTTTGAAGGGCCTTTGGCACATCTTGTAGACAATAGTGAGCGCATAACTCTCATTCATCGCTGGATCGGTTATAGTTTGATGGGATTGGTTGGGCTCCATCTGGCGGCTATCTTATTTTATAAACTGGTTAAGAAAAAAGCATTGGTTTGGCCAATGATTTCAGGCAATGCTGAGGTTCAAGGGACACCGCCTATAATGCGATCCCAGTGGCGAGCTATAACGGTGTTTTTTGTAAGCGGTGGTCTTGTCTGTAGCGTGATTTTTATATGGCTTCAGTAG
- a CDS encoding aminotransferase class V-fold PLP-dependent enzyme — MTVTEESAPRLDAEKIRKDFPIFEQTVYGKPLTFLDSAASAQKPSVVIEAEKAVYETTYANIHRGVYKFSQDATEAYEETRLKVQKFINASSHKECIFVRGATEGINLVSQAWGRSTLQAGDEIILTTIEHHSNIVPWQILAAEKGAVIKVIPVDETATLDMDAYRRLLSDKTKMVAVGHISNSVGTINPVKEIIDLAHAHGALTLIDGCQAAPHMQIDVQALDADFYVFSAHKMYGPTGVGILYGKEALLDAMPPWHGGGDMISTVSFEGSTWNDLPYKFEAGTPNIAGGIAMGAAIDYLLDIGYEAIQAHEDMLRDYAMEKMAGLNSVRFIGTSAHKTALISFVMETAHPHDIGTILDRQGVAVRAGHHCAQPAMDFFEIPGTVRASFGIYNTKEDVDRFIAGLQKVMDLFG, encoded by the coding sequence ATGACAGTTACTGAAGAATCAGCCCCTCGTCTTGATGCAGAAAAAATTCGGAAAGATTTCCCTATTTTTGAGCAAACTGTTTATGGCAAACCATTGACTTTCTTGGACAGTGCAGCAAGCGCGCAAAAACCATCTGTGGTTATAGAAGCAGAAAAAGCTGTCTATGAAACCACCTATGCAAATATCCACCGGGGGGTGTATAAATTCTCTCAAGATGCTACGGAAGCCTATGAGGAAACACGCCTTAAAGTACAGAAATTTATTAATGCGTCTAGTCATAAGGAGTGTATTTTTGTACGTGGTGCGACAGAAGGTATAAATTTGGTCTCTCAGGCCTGGGGTAGGTCTACCCTTCAAGCTGGGGACGAGATTATTCTTACTACCATAGAACATCATTCTAATATTGTTCCATGGCAGATTTTGGCAGCTGAAAAAGGGGCTGTCATTAAAGTCATTCCTGTGGACGAAACAGCGACACTTGATATGGATGCTTATCGTCGCCTGCTCTCAGATAAGACAAAAATGGTTGCTGTAGGCCATATCTCAAATAGCGTGGGGACAATTAACCCAGTGAAAGAGATCATTGACCTTGCCCACGCACACGGCGCTCTAACCCTCATTGATGGGTGCCAAGCAGCGCCCCATATGCAAATTGATGTACAAGCGCTTGATGCAGATTTCTATGTTTTTTCAGCCCATAAAATGTATGGCCCAACGGGCGTTGGCATTCTTTACGGCAAAGAAGCATTGCTGGATGCGATGCCCCCGTGGCACGGCGGCGGCGATATGATTTCCACGGTTTCATTTGAAGGCAGTACATGGAATGATTTGCCCTACAAGTTTGAAGCTGGCACGCCCAATATTGCAGGGGGTATTGCAATGGGCGCTGCCATTGATTACCTGTTGGATATTGGGTATGAAGCCATTCAAGCTCATGAAGACATGTTACGAGACTATGCTATGGAGAAAATGGCTGGCCTGAATAGCGTGCGTTTCATTGGAACAAGCGCTCACAAAACTGCTCTGATAAGTTTTGTCATGGAAACTGCACATCCCCATGATATTGGCACAATTTTAGATCGCCAAGGAGTTGCGGTTCGCGCGGGACATCACTGTGCACAGCCCGCTATGGATTTTTTTGAAATTCCTGGCACTGTCAGAGCAAGTTTTGGTATATATAATACAAAAGAAGATGTAGATCGCTTCATAGCGGGCCTACAAAAAGTAATGGATTTATTTGGCTAA